In Sphingomonas sp. SUN019, the genomic window GATCAGCCTGCCCGACGACCACGGCGGCCCGATCATCGTCGCCGCCGCGCGCGCACCGGCGGACAAGCCGCAGGCCGGACCGCCGTCGCGCACGATGCTGTACCTCGATCCGCCGACCGCGCGTGTGCTGGATGTCGCGGACAGCCGCGCGGGGCTGGTTCGCGTGCTACATGTGCTCCACGGCAGCCTGATGGTGCCGGGAATGGGGCGGCAGATCGTCGGCTGGATCGGCGTGTTCATGATGGTGTCGTGCGTCACCGGGCTGTGGCTGTGGTGGCCGACGGTCGGGCGCTGGGCGCGTGGATTGCGCTGGAAACGTCACCGCAACACCGACACGAACCTGCATTATTTGACCGGCTTCTGGGTCGCGCTGCCGTTGTTCGTGCTGTCGCTGACGGGCGCGTGGATCAGTTTCCCGGCGTTCTTCGGCGGCCTGGTCGGCGAAGGCCCGCGCGGGCCGCAACGTGGGCCAGATCGCGCCGCGCTGATGCGCGCCAGGCCGCTCGACGCCCCGGCGACGCTGCTGATGGAGGCGCTCGGCCGCGCCGCGCCGCTCGGCCGTGGCGAGTTGCGTTCGGTGACGTGGCCGACCGACCTGAAGCCCGACTGGACCATCGCCTTCGCCGGGACCGGCCGGCCGATCGGCGTCAGCGTCGCCGACGACAGCGGCACCGCCGCGCTCGCCCCGCCACGCCAGCAAGGCGGCGTCGCGCGGTTGATGCGGCGCATCCACGATGGCACCGACATGGGGATCGTTTGGCAGGTCGTGATCTTCCTCGGCGGATTGCTCCCCGCGATCCTCGGCGTCACCGGCATCATCATGTGGTGGCGTGCGCGCGGGTGGAAGGGCGACCTTGCCGCCAGACAACGCGCACAGCGCGACGTGGTCGCAGCGGAGTAATCATTCCTCCCCGGCACGGGGAGGGGGACCACGAAGTGGTGGAGGGGCAGCCAAGCAGCACCAGCGCTCGTGGCTGCCCCTCCACCACCCGCTTAAGAAGCGGGCGGTCCCCCTCCCCGTTCCGGGGAAGAATTTCTGTTACCGCCCCAACAGCACTCGCGCCTGACCCGCGACCTGCGCCAACATCGCAGCGCTGGGCGCAGCGGCGCTTTTCGCGCGGTCCACGACCGCGTTGAACTGCGCGACGCGCGCATCGTTCTCCGCCAGCCACGCATCGACGCGCTTGTCGGGCGCGCCCTTGCCGTCGCGGCCGAGGAATTCGAGCCGCAGTTGCTCGAACTCGCGCACCAGCCCGGCGATCATCAGCCGCTCCCACGGATCGGCCGGCGATAGCCGCCCCGCGCTCGCCTGCGCCCAGTCGAGCCCCAGCGCCTGCCCCAGCCGCGTATAGGCGCGGGTCAATTGCGTCTCGTCGGTCCGCGACCGCGCGCCGAGATCGACGAGGCCGATCGCACCGTCCATCTCGAACAGCCGCACGACGCGCGCAACCAGAGCCTCGGGCGCACCTTCCGCCGTCAGCGACGCTGCGATCCGTCCGCTCTCCGCGCGCGCCTCCTCCAGCAGCAGTTCGCTTGCTTGGGCATCGAGCTTTGCCACACCCTTCCCGACGCGTTTCAGCACGTCCGCGGGCTGCGTGCCCGGCGCGACGACGCGCAGCAGATCGGCGACCTGCGCGCGGACTGCCTTCGCGACGCTCTCGAACAGCGCCAGCCGCCCGCTTTCGGGCATCGCCGCGCTCTCGATTCCGCCCCACAGGGCCGACAGATCGTACAATTGCTCGACCACGACGAACATCGCCGCAACGTCGGCCAGCGCCGCGCCTTCTTCCTCGGCCAGCTCGAACGGAACCAGGATGCCGATGCGGTTGACGATGCGGTTGGCCAGCTTCGTCGCGACGATCTCGCCGCGCAGCTGGTGGTTGTCGATCGCCTTGGCGAAACGTTCGCGCATCGCGTGCGGGAAGGCGGCGTGGAGATCGGGCGCAAGAGTCGCGTCCGCGCCCAGCCCGGCGACCTCGATCGCATCCTGCAACGCGAGCTTCGCGGTCGCCAGCAGCACCGCCAGCTCGGGGCGCGTCAGGCCTCTGCCCTCGACGCCGCGGCGCAGCAGTTCCTCATTCCCCGCCAGCCCCTCGACCCGGCGATCGAGCCGCCCCGCCGCCTCGAAAATCTCGATCGCGCGGACGTAGCTGGGCAGCGCGTGCGCGCCGTCACGCTCGGCGATCGACAGCGCGAGCGTCTGCAGGCGGTTGTCCTCCAGCACCAGCGCCGAAACGTCGTCTGTCATGCTGCCGAGCAGGATGTTGCGATCCTCGTACGACAGCCGCCCCTCGGTCATCTCGCGATTCAGCGCGATCTTGATGTTCACCTCATTGTCCGAACAATCGACGCCCGCCGAATTGTCGATGAAGTCGGTGTTGATCCGCCCGCCCCGGCCTGAAAACGCGATGCGCGCGGCCTGAGTCACGCCCAGATTCGCGCCCTCGCCGATCGAAATCGCGCGCAATTCTTCGGCATCGACGCGCAGGCGATCGTTGGCCGGGTCGCCGACCGCGCTGTTCGCCTCAGACGCAGCCTTCACATAGGTGCCGATGCCGCCGAACCAGATCAGGTCGACCGGCGCCTTCAGGATTGCGGAAATCAACGCGCCGGGTTCGATCTCATCGACATTCAGGTCGAGCGCCGCCTTCACCTGCGGGGTCAGCGCGATCGATTTCGCATCACGCGCGAACACCCCGCCGCCCGCTGAAATCAGGCCCTTGTCGTAATCCGCCCAGCTCGACCGCGGCAGCGCGAACATCCGCGCGCGCTCGGCCCAGCTTGCCGCCGGATCGGGATCGGGATCGAGGAAGATATGGCGGTGATCGAACGCCGCGACGATCTTCAGCGTCTGGCTGAGCAGCATTCCGTTGCCGAACACGTCGCCCGACATGTCGCCGCAGCCGACGACGCGGATCACGTCGTTCTGCACATCGACGCCGCGCTCCGCAAAATGGCGCTGAACCGACACCCACGCGCCCTTCGCAGTGATGCCCATCGCCTTGTGATCGTACCCGACGCTGCCGCCGCTGGCGAAGGCGTCGCCCAGCCAGAAGCCGCGTTCCAGTGCCAGCGCATTGGCGACGTCGCTGAACGTCGCGGTGCCCTTGTCCGCGGCGACCACGAAATACGGGTCTTCGCCGTCATGAACGCGCACGCCATCTGGATGGACGACCTTGCCCGCGACGATATTGTCGGTGATCGACAAGAGCGTACGGATGAAGATGCGATAGCTTTCGGTCCCCTCCGCCAGCCATGCGTCGCGGTCGCCGGGCGCGGGAAGGTGCTTGGGATAGAAACCACCCTTCGCGCCGGTTGGTACGATCACCGCATTCTTCACACGCTGTGCCTTCATCAGGCCGAGGATCTCAGTGCGGAAATCGTCGCGCCGGTCGGACCAGCGCAGGCCCCCGCGCGCCACCGGCCCAGCGCGCAAGTGAATACCCTCGACGCGCGGGGAGTATACCCAAACCTCGCGCCACGGCAGCGGCGCGGGCAGGCCCGGAATCTTCGCGCTGTCCAGCTTGAACGCCAGCGCTTCGGCGGCGGCGGGCGCGAAGGCGTTGGTGCGCAACGTCGCCGCGATGACCGCCTTGAAATTGCGCAGGATACGATCGTCGTCGATCGCCACGATCGCATCCAGCCCGGCGGCGATCTCCGCATCGCACGCCGCCGTGTCACCATTCGCGGCGGGATCATGCGCCATCGTGAAGCGGGCGATCAGAGCCTTGGCCAGTTCGGGCGCACGCGCCAGCGCGTCGACGACCGTCGTCAGGCCGTAGCTCATCCCCGCCTGCCGCAGGTAACGAAACCATGCGCGGAACAGAACGATCGCCTGCGGGGTAAGTCCCGCCGCCAGGATCAGCCGGCTGAACGCGTCATTCTCCGCCGCGCCCTTCAGCACCGCGGCGATCGCATCCTCCAACACGACGCGGTCATGGTCCAGCGCCGCGCCTTCGGCCTGAACGACGAAGTCATGCACGAAACTGTCGCTGTCCTCGCGCAACCGCGTCGGCAGTTCGCCGATCACGCGGAACCCGAAATTCTCCAGCACCGGCACCGCGTCCGACAACGGCAACGCGCCATGCGTCTTGTAAATTTTCAGCCGCCGATCGTCCCCGCCGAGATGTGGGTAGATCAGGACCGAACGGTCGGCCGCGTCGGCGAGTTCGGACACGCGAAGAATGTCCTCGGCCGCCTCCTCCGCGGTGCTGACGGTGCGGTAATTGGGCGGAAACGCCGCCGCCCAGCGGATCGCCAGCCGCGCCGCGCGCGCCGCAGGGATATGTTCCGCCAGCGCCGCCTCGACATCCGACACCCAGCCACGCACCATCTTCGCCAGCCGCGCGTCGAGCGCCTCGGCATCGGGCATCCGCCCTTCGCCGCGCAGATCGATCGTATAGCGCAGCATCGCGGTCGTGCCGTCTTCCATCGCGACCGACCAGTTCAAGATCGCGCCGTTCGCCGCCTCAGACAGCATCTCGCCGATCGCTACGCGCCGCGCGGTGGTGAGGTCGTCGCGCGGCAGCCACGCGAATGCGAACAGATGGCGCCCGAGCGACGATTGCACCAGCACCAGTTTCGGGCGCGGGCGATCGGCCAGACTCATCGCGGTGAGCGTCAGCGCCTCCAGCGCCTCGCCGTCGAATGCGGTGACCAGATCGTGCGGCAGCGCGGCCAGCGCGTGCGTCAGTGCCTTGCCATTGTGGCCGCCCGGATCGAACGCGAACTTCGCCTCCAACTCGGCCAGCCGCTGGCGCAGCACCGGCACCGCACGCGGCGGCGCGTTCAGCGCGGCGCTGGTCCACAGCCCGGCATGGATCGACAGTCCAGTAACCTTCGCCCCGTTGCGGATCGGTGTGACGATCAGGTCGAGCGGGACGCGGCGATGCACCGGTGACAACAAGCTGGACTTGATCAGCAACGGCGCCTGCTGTCCGGCACGGAACCAATCCAGCGCCAGAAGGCGCGATCGATCGGCCAGCAACGGCGGTTCATGCGCGGCGCGCGCCAGTCCCAGCGGTTCACCGTCCACGCCGCCGGATTCCAGCCAGCGCTCTTGCCCCAGCAAGGTGAAGTGCCGGTCGAGGAACCAGCGCATCAGCGCCGCGCCTTCGGCATCGCCACCGGTATCCTCAATCTCGCCTGCGTCCGCCGCCAGCGTCGCCTGCATCGCGCGCCAGTCCTTCACGGCGGCGCGCACGT contains:
- a CDS encoding PepSY domain-containing protein, coding for MNKLAMRRTWFQVHKWIGLLLAILIIPISVTGAALVWHDALDELVNPQRFATSGDDLLSPQAYLDAAKARLAPGERVAQISLPDDHGGPIIVAAARAPADKPQAGPPSRTMLYLDPPTARVLDVADSRAGLVRVLHVLHGSLMVPGMGRQIVGWIGVFMMVSCVTGLWLWWPTVGRWARGLRWKRHRNTDTNLHYLTGFWVALPLFVLSLTGAWISFPAFFGGLVGEGPRGPQRGPDRAALMRARPLDAPATLLMEALGRAAPLGRGELRSVTWPTDLKPDWTIAFAGTGRPIGVSVADDSGTAALAPPRQQGGVARLMRRIHDGTDMGIVWQVVIFLGGLLPAILGVTGIIMWWRARGWKGDLAARQRAQRDVVAAE
- a CDS encoding NAD-glutamate dehydrogenase, with the translated sequence MSKSSLKLLSQALAERLTKGALPGELHGFGPAEQQEAAAFLTATAERRESGTAAIALESMPGDGAARRMRLAIVNDDMPFLVDSIAAAIGAHDIPIDRIIHPVVPVTRDADGVLTGVADGASTRESMIYIETERADARIRRDLVDDLTGSLADVRAAVKDWRAMQATLAADAGEIEDTGGDAEGAALMRWFLDRHFTLLGQERWLESGGVDGEPLGLARAAHEPPLLADRSRLLALDWFRAGQQAPLLIKSSLLSPVHRRVPLDLIVTPIRNGAKVTGLSIHAGLWTSAALNAPPRAVPVLRQRLAELEAKFAFDPGGHNGKALTHALAALPHDLVTAFDGEALEALTLTAMSLADRPRPKLVLVQSSLGRHLFAFAWLPRDDLTTARRVAIGEMLSEAANGAILNWSVAMEDGTTAMLRYTIDLRGEGRMPDAEALDARLAKMVRGWVSDVEAALAEHIPAARAARLAIRWAAAFPPNYRTVSTAEEAAEDILRVSELADAADRSVLIYPHLGGDDRRLKIYKTHGALPLSDAVPVLENFGFRVIGELPTRLREDSDSFVHDFVVQAEGAALDHDRVVLEDAIAAVLKGAAENDAFSRLILAAGLTPQAIVLFRAWFRYLRQAGMSYGLTTVVDALARAPELAKALIARFTMAHDPAANGDTAACDAEIAAGLDAIVAIDDDRILRNFKAVIAATLRTNAFAPAAAEALAFKLDSAKIPGLPAPLPWREVWVYSPRVEGIHLRAGPVARGGLRWSDRRDDFRTEILGLMKAQRVKNAVIVPTGAKGGFYPKHLPAPGDRDAWLAEGTESYRIFIRTLLSITDNIVAGKVVHPDGVRVHDGEDPYFVVAADKGTATFSDVANALALERGFWLGDAFASGGSVGYDHKAMGITAKGAWVSVQRHFAERGVDVQNDVIRVVGCGDMSGDVFGNGMLLSQTLKIVAAFDHRHIFLDPDPDPAASWAERARMFALPRSSWADYDKGLISAGGGVFARDAKSIALTPQVKAALDLNVDEIEPGALISAILKAPVDLIWFGGIGTYVKAASEANSAVGDPANDRLRVDAEELRAISIGEGANLGVTQAARIAFSGRGGRINTDFIDNSAGVDCSDNEVNIKIALNREMTEGRLSYEDRNILLGSMTDDVSALVLEDNRLQTLALSIAERDGAHALPSYVRAIEIFEAAGRLDRRVEGLAGNEELLRRGVEGRGLTRPELAVLLATAKLALQDAIEVAGLGADATLAPDLHAAFPHAMRERFAKAIDNHQLRGEIVATKLANRIVNRIGILVPFELAEEEGAALADVAAMFVVVEQLYDLSALWGGIESAAMPESGRLALFESVAKAVRAQVADLLRVVAPGTQPADVLKRVGKGVAKLDAQASELLLEEARAESGRIAASLTAEGAPEALVARVVRLFEMDGAIGLVDLGARSRTDETQLTRAYTRLGQALGLDWAQASAGRLSPADPWERLMIAGLVREFEQLRLEFLGRDGKGAPDKRVDAWLAENDARVAQFNAVVDRAKSAAAPSAAMLAQVAGQARVLLGR